A section of the Telopea speciosissima isolate NSW1024214 ecotype Mountain lineage chromosome 3, Tspe_v1, whole genome shotgun sequence genome encodes:
- the LOC122656142 gene encoding uncharacterized protein LOC122656142 isoform X1 produces MVSREHKRAALYEKLQLLRSVTNSHALNKTSIIVDASKYIEELKQKVDRLNQDIATSQNSNEPHPLPVQVTVQTVEKGFLINVFSEKSCPGLLVSILEAFEELGLNVLDARISCTDNFCLEAIGGENEGQGSIDAQVVKQAVLQAIKNWSESSEQEQ; encoded by the exons atggtttcTAGGGAGCATAAGAGAGCAGCTCTGTATGAGAAGTTGCAACTTCTTCGTTCAGTTACAAATTCTCATGCA CTAAACAAAACCTCTATTATAGTTGATGCATCCAAATATATAGAAGAGTTAAAGCAAAAGGTAGACAGACTGAATCAAGACATTGCAACTTCACAAAACTCAAATGAACCACATCCACTGCCAGTG CAGGTTACAGTACAAACAGTGGAAAAAGGATTTCTGATTAATGTGTTCTCAGAAAAGAGTTGCCCTGGTTTGCTTGTCTCCATATTGGAAGCTTTTGAGGAGTTGGGACTGAATGTGCTTGATGCTAGAATTTCTTGTACAGACAATTTTTGCCTTGAAGCAATTGGAGGAGAA AATGAGGGACAAGGGAGCATAGATGCTCAAGTGGTGAAACAAGCTGTATTACAGGCTATCAAGAACTGGAGTGAAAGCAGTGAACAAGAACAATAG
- the LOC122656142 gene encoding uncharacterized protein LOC122656142 isoform X2 codes for MVSREHKRAALYEKLQLLRSVTNSHALNKTSIIVDASKYIEELKQKVDRLNQDIATSQNSNEPHPLPVVTVQTVEKGFLINVFSEKSCPGLLVSILEAFEELGLNVLDARISCTDNFCLEAIGGENEGQGSIDAQVVKQAVLQAIKNWSESSEQEQ; via the exons atggtttcTAGGGAGCATAAGAGAGCAGCTCTGTATGAGAAGTTGCAACTTCTTCGTTCAGTTACAAATTCTCATGCA CTAAACAAAACCTCTATTATAGTTGATGCATCCAAATATATAGAAGAGTTAAAGCAAAAGGTAGACAGACTGAATCAAGACATTGCAACTTCACAAAACTCAAATGAACCACATCCACTGCCAGTG GTTACAGTACAAACAGTGGAAAAAGGATTTCTGATTAATGTGTTCTCAGAAAAGAGTTGCCCTGGTTTGCTTGTCTCCATATTGGAAGCTTTTGAGGAGTTGGGACTGAATGTGCTTGATGCTAGAATTTCTTGTACAGACAATTTTTGCCTTGAAGCAATTGGAGGAGAA AATGAGGGACAAGGGAGCATAGATGCTCAAGTGGTGAAACAAGCTGTATTACAGGCTATCAAGAACTGGAGTGAAAGCAGTGAACAAGAACAATAG